The Candidatus Manganitrophus noduliformans genome includes a window with the following:
- the rpsO gene encoding 30S ribosomal protein S15: MPLVKEKKQSVIKENAIHGNDTGSPEVQIALLTNRITYLTEHFQTHKKDHHSRRGLINMVSRRRKLLDYLKQNDFARYQAIIGKLGLRK; encoded by the coding sequence GTGCCGCTCGTTAAGGAAAAGAAGCAAAGTGTCATCAAGGAAAATGCGATTCATGGGAACGATACCGGCTCGCCGGAGGTTCAGATCGCCCTTCTGACGAATCGGATTACTTATTTGACGGAGCATTTTCAGACCCACAAGAAAGATCACCACTCCCGGCGCGGCCTGATCAACATGGTCAGCCGTCGGAGGAAGCTGCTCGATTATCTGAAGCAGAACGATTTTGCCCGGTACCAAGCGATCATCGGGAAGTTGGGGCTGAGAAAGTAA
- a CDS encoding diguanylate cyclase: protein MRIAIVGAGKGGTSLLEILSEDPLIKITGVADRKKAAPGIRLARALRIPTTADFKTLLKKKNDIIINVTGSPKVEAALQASKRDGIEILSGRSAKLAWTLIDERQKSQREAERLLSEYLSLYDLSLKLSSIENIAKLYTTVIDYAAELTRTPAGSLAMFDEERGEMVLVASKGFSREFARVRRWRVRKGGLTTYILNQKGVVAIESLKKLPKFNNPVLLEEKVEAVAAIPLWNEGKILGILYVNDFKPHLFSEKETSLLSLVSTIAATSIGKAKILEMTRLMAITDELTGLFNHRHLLQQLSSELSRTQRYGRALTLAMLDIDHFKQYNDTHGHLMGNEVLRTLGDLIRRNIRETDIAARYGGEEFSIIMPETNRTRGKLIAERLRKAIADYPFKNGKTQPGGALNVSIGLATYPENAASPHDLIEAADRALYRAKSTGRNRVCLSTKDGGQGSGAGGRGKTK, encoded by the coding sequence ATGCGGATTGCGATTGTGGGCGCCGGGAAAGGGGGGACCTCCCTTCTGGAAATCCTCTCGGAAGACCCTCTCATTAAAATCACCGGGGTTGCAGACCGGAAAAAAGCCGCCCCCGGCATCCGCCTCGCCAGGGCCCTCCGCATCCCGACCACGGCCGACTTCAAAACCTTACTCAAGAAAAAAAACGACATCATCATCAACGTCACCGGCTCTCCAAAGGTCGAGGCCGCGTTGCAAGCCTCAAAACGGGATGGAATTGAGATCCTCAGCGGCCGGTCGGCGAAACTGGCCTGGACCCTCATCGACGAGCGGCAAAAAAGCCAGCGGGAAGCGGAGCGGCTCCTCTCCGAATACCTCTCCCTCTACGATCTGAGCTTGAAGCTTTCCTCCATCGAGAACATCGCAAAGCTCTATACCACGGTGATCGACTACGCCGCCGAACTGACCCGCACTCCGGCCGGAAGCCTGGCGATGTTCGACGAGGAGCGCGGCGAGATGGTCCTGGTGGCGTCGAAGGGGTTCTCCAGAGAGTTCGCCCGTGTCCGGCGCTGGCGGGTTCGGAAAGGGGGGCTGACGACCTATATTCTGAATCAGAAGGGGGTCGTCGCCATCGAGAGCTTGAAAAAACTTCCCAAGTTCAATAACCCGGTCCTCCTGGAAGAAAAGGTCGAGGCGGTCGCGGCCATCCCCCTTTGGAACGAAGGAAAGATCTTGGGAATTCTCTATGTGAACGATTTCAAGCCGCACCTATTTTCCGAGAAAGAAACCTCTCTCCTCTCCCTCGTCTCGACCATCGCCGCCACCTCCATCGGAAAGGCCAAAATCCTGGAGATGACGCGGCTGATGGCGATCACCGATGAGCTCACCGGCCTCTTCAACCATCGCCACCTCTTGCAGCAGCTCTCCTCGGAGCTCTCCCGGACCCAGCGCTACGGCCGCGCCCTGACGCTGGCGATGCTCGACATCGACCACTTTAAACAGTACAACGACACGCACGGCCATCTGATGGGGAATGAAGTCCTCCGGACCTTGGGAGATCTGATCCGGAGGAATATCCGGGAGACCGACATCGCGGCCCGATACGGGGGGGAAGAGTTCTCGATCATTATGCCGGAGACGAATCGGACGAGAGGGAAGCTCATCGCGGAGCGGCTGAGGAAGGCGATCGCCGACTATCCGTTCAAGAACGGGAAAACGCAGCCGGGCGGCGCCCTCAACGTGAGCATCGGGCTCGCCACCTATCCGGAGAACGCCGCCTCGCCGCACGATCTGATCGAAGCGGCCGACCGCGCCCTCTATCGCGCCAAATCGACCGGCCGGAACCGGGTCTGCCTCTCGACAAAAGACGGGGGCCAGGGGTCGGGGGCCGGGGGCCGGGGAAAAACCAAATAA
- the truB gene encoding tRNA pseudouridine(55) synthase TruB — protein sequence MIRDGILNIDKPAGWTSHDVVAKIRGLLRIKKVGHAGTLDPEATGVLPICFGKGTKVVPFLMDAEKEYDAVLRLGEETDTQDATGKVLKTVDIPAGMAAQVRETAESFVGTYAQMPPMYSAIKVKGVPLYRSARAGEVVERTARTVSIREIRFNGFEGRDASFSVVCSKGTYIRTLCADIGEKLGVGGHLLRLRRTRAGQFPIVDSVELNRFCELYAEGDWEKEVYSLNEVLKDLPAVWVKEPYREKVLHGAPIGPEGVLNRSSFKKGEPLRILDPEGRLLAIGRAVMNEDEVRENRQSFFKSETVLSDLSKPEVGAGVEGSIRSSLY from the coding sequence GAGACGGGATTCTCAATATCGATAAACCGGCCGGGTGGACCTCGCATGATGTGGTCGCGAAGATTCGCGGCCTCTTGCGGATCAAGAAGGTCGGCCATGCGGGGACCCTCGATCCGGAGGCGACCGGGGTGCTTCCGATCTGCTTCGGAAAGGGGACGAAGGTCGTTCCTTTTCTGATGGACGCCGAGAAGGAGTATGATGCGGTCCTCCGCCTCGGAGAGGAGACCGACACGCAAGATGCCACGGGCAAGGTTCTCAAGACGGTCGACATCCCCGCTGGGATGGCGGCGCAGGTTCGCGAGACGGCGGAATCGTTCGTCGGAACCTACGCGCAGATGCCGCCGATGTACTCCGCCATTAAGGTGAAGGGGGTCCCCCTTTATCGCTCGGCGCGCGCCGGAGAAGTGGTCGAACGGACGGCCCGGACCGTTTCGATCCGGGAGATCCGTTTCAACGGTTTTGAGGGAAGGGACGCCTCCTTCAGCGTGGTCTGCTCGAAGGGGACCTACATCCGGACCCTCTGCGCCGACATCGGCGAAAAGTTGGGGGTGGGGGGACATCTCCTCCGGCTGCGCCGCACCCGCGCCGGTCAATTCCCCATCGTCGATTCGGTCGAGCTGAACCGGTTTTGCGAACTGTACGCCGAGGGGGATTGGGAAAAGGAAGTCTACTCGTTGAACGAGGTGTTGAAGGATCTTCCCGCGGTTTGGGTGAAAGAGCCTTACCGAGAGAAGGTTCTGCATGGCGCGCCGATCGGCCCCGAGGGGGTCTTGAATCGATCCTCTTTTAAAAAAGGAGAGCCGCTTCGCATTCTCGATCCGGAAGGCCGTCTCTTAGCGATCGGCCGCGCCGTTATGAATGAAGATGAGGTGAGGGAAAATCGACAGTCTTTCTTTAAATCGGAAACGGTTCTTTCCGACCTCTCCAAACCGGAAGTCGGCGCAGGGGTGGAAGGATCGATCCGGAGTTCATTATACTAA
- a CDS encoding M16 family metallopeptidase encodes MVRKVVLDNGMRIVAEKMASVKSVSIGLWVNVGSRDEEAHEHGISHFLEHMFFKGTEKRSAKEIAREIDAIGGELNAFTSRETTTFYAKVLDDHLSKAVEILSDNFHHSTFEPREIEKEKQVVMEEIKMVEDDPEDLVHDLYTKDIWKGNTLGRPILGTVETISGMTRKKILRFLKRAYDPKQIVVSVAGHFDLPPLMKALEKAFGKYSAKEVDLHPRLAPQMSPHFQVKKRNLEQVHLCIGTQGLPHRHPDRYALYVLNTILGGSVSSRLFQEVRERRGLAYSIYSYPSSYQDGGLFTVYAGTGAKNAPKVIGLILKEFKRLKEKGVDPVELEKAKNHIKGSLMLSMESTSSRMSKLAKDELYFGRHFSLEEVVREINRVSLDQVQQLAKLLFDSKYLSLTALGKIDPTLLPHDLSL; translated from the coding sequence ATGGTTCGGAAAGTCGTTTTAGATAACGGAATGCGGATTGTCGCGGAAAAGATGGCCTCCGTGAAGTCGGTCTCGATCGGTCTGTGGGTGAATGTCGGCTCCCGGGACGAAGAGGCGCACGAGCACGGCATTTCCCACTTCCTTGAGCATATGTTCTTCAAAGGGACGGAGAAGCGGAGCGCAAAAGAGATTGCCCGGGAGATCGATGCCATCGGCGGCGAGTTAAACGCTTTTACCTCCCGTGAGACGACGACCTTCTACGCCAAGGTCCTCGACGACCATCTCTCCAAGGCGGTCGAGATTCTCTCCGACAACTTCCATCACTCCACCTTTGAGCCGCGCGAGATCGAGAAGGAAAAGCAGGTCGTGATGGAAGAGATCAAAATGGTGGAGGATGATCCGGAAGATCTGGTCCATGATCTCTATACGAAAGATATCTGGAAGGGAAACACCCTAGGTCGGCCGATCCTCGGAACGGTCGAAACGATCTCCGGCATGACCCGCAAGAAGATCCTTCGTTTTCTCAAGCGCGCCTACGATCCGAAGCAAATCGTCGTCTCGGTCGCCGGCCACTTCGATCTCCCGCCGCTGATGAAGGCGCTGGAGAAGGCCTTCGGAAAGTATTCCGCAAAAGAAGTCGATCTCCATCCGAGGCTGGCGCCCCAGATGAGCCCCCATTTCCAGGTGAAGAAGCGGAATTTAGAGCAGGTCCACCTCTGCATCGGGACACAGGGGCTGCCGCACCGCCATCCCGACCGGTATGCGCTCTATGTGCTCAATACGATCCTGGGCGGAAGCGTCAGCTCGCGTCTTTTTCAAGAGGTTCGGGAGCGGCGGGGCCTCGCTTACTCCATCTACTCCTATCCCTCTTCTTATCAGGACGGGGGGCTCTTTACGGTGTACGCCGGGACCGGCGCCAAAAACGCGCCGAAGGTGATCGGCCTGATCTTGAAAGAGTTCAAGCGCCTCAAAGAGAAAGGGGTCGATCCGGTCGAGCTGGAGAAGGCGAAAAACCACATCAAGGGGAGCCTGATGCTCAGCATGGAGAGCACCAGCAGCCGGATGAGCAAGCTGGCGAAGGATGAGCTTTACTTCGGCCGGCATTTTTCCCTGGAAGAGGTGGTCCGCGAGATCAACCGGGTCTCTCTCGATCAGGTCCAGCAGCTCGCCAAGCTTCTCTTCGACTCGAAATATCTCTCCCTGACCGCCCTCGGAAAAATCGATCCGACTCTTCTGCCGCACGATCTGAGCCTTTAA
- the pnp gene encoding polyribonucleotide nucleotidyltransferase, translated as MVHRVEAEIAGKKLVLETGRMARQADGAVLVQYGDSLVLATAVASKQAKDVDFLPLTVDYQERAYAAGRIPGGFFKREGRLSEKETLTSRLIDRPMRPLFPDHWYFETQIIASVLSSDLSASTEILGMVGASAAVTISDIPFNGPIGAIRVGRIDGKLVAMPSLEEIEKSDMNIVLAGTAEAVMMVESEIKELPEEAVLEAVAFGHQALQTLIGLQKELQAKVGRQKRSPVAIDRDEAFEKQLRETLVGPIQEAILISNKTERQERLDQILKEKIASINTGEVDRTREIKALFHELEREAVREMILTKGVRADGRGPADIRPITCEVGILPRTHGSALFTRGETQSLAVVTLGTSDDEQRIDSLEGEWKKTFMLHYNFPPFSVGEARPLRGPGRREIGHGALAERALKPIIPSKEAFPYTLRIVSDVLESNGSSSMATVCGGTLALMDAGVPIVRPVAGIAMGLILEGKRVQILSDILGLEDHLGDMDFKVTGTAQGITAFQLDIKIGGLTIEIMKRALEQARQGRQHILGKMLEALAAPRPELSTYAPRIVTMKVKPDKVREVIGPGGKVIRGIIEKTGVKIDIEDDGTIHIASMDDAAAKEAIEMVNMIVEEVEVGRVYVGKVTRIMDFGAIVELRRGVDGLVHISQLAHHRVKSVTDEVKEGDEITVKVLEVDRQGKIRLSRKETLPPPAKES; from the coding sequence ATGGTTCATCGCGTAGAAGCAGAGATTGCAGGGAAAAAGCTCGTCCTGGAGACGGGACGGATGGCCCGGCAGGCGGACGGAGCGGTTCTTGTCCAGTATGGCGACAGCCTCGTCCTGGCCACGGCCGTCGCTTCCAAACAAGCGAAAGATGTCGATTTTCTTCCGCTCACGGTCGACTATCAGGAGCGGGCGTATGCCGCCGGAAGGATCCCGGGGGGATTTTTCAAAAGAGAAGGGAGGCTGAGCGAAAAAGAGACATTGACCAGCCGGTTGATCGACCGGCCGATGCGGCCGCTCTTCCCCGATCATTGGTATTTTGAAACCCAGATCATCGCCTCTGTTCTCTCGAGCGATCTCTCCGCCTCGACCGAGATTCTCGGGATGGTCGGCGCGTCCGCGGCGGTGACCATTTCGGACATCCCCTTCAACGGCCCGATCGGCGCGATCCGCGTCGGCCGGATCGACGGAAAACTCGTCGCCATGCCGAGCCTGGAGGAGATCGAGAAGAGCGACATGAACATCGTTCTCGCAGGAACCGCCGAGGCGGTCATGATGGTCGAAAGCGAGATCAAAGAGCTCCCCGAAGAGGCGGTTTTGGAAGCGGTCGCTTTCGGGCATCAAGCGCTCCAGACGCTGATCGGACTGCAGAAGGAGCTTCAAGCGAAGGTCGGCAGGCAGAAGCGCTCCCCCGTGGCGATCGATCGGGACGAGGCGTTTGAGAAACAATTGAGGGAGACCCTCGTCGGGCCGATTCAAGAAGCGATCCTGATTTCGAACAAGACCGAACGGCAGGAGCGTCTCGATCAAATTCTCAAGGAGAAGATCGCGTCGATCAATACCGGCGAGGTCGATCGAACCCGGGAGATCAAAGCGCTCTTTCACGAGCTGGAGCGGGAAGCGGTCCGGGAGATGATTTTGACCAAAGGGGTCCGGGCCGACGGCCGCGGGCCGGCCGATATCCGCCCGATCACCTGCGAGGTGGGGATTCTCCCCCGCACACACGGGTCGGCGCTTTTCACCCGCGGCGAGACCCAGAGTTTGGCCGTGGTGACCCTCGGAACCTCCGACGACGAGCAGCGGATCGACTCTCTGGAAGGGGAGTGGAAGAAGACCTTCATGCTTCACTATAACTTTCCCCCCTTCTCCGTCGGCGAGGCCCGGCCGCTTCGGGGACCCGGCCGTCGCGAGATCGGTCATGGGGCCTTGGCCGAGCGGGCGTTGAAGCCGATCATCCCGAGCAAAGAGGCCTTTCCCTATACCCTGCGGATCGTCTCCGATGTCCTGGAGTCGAACGGCTCCTCTTCCATGGCGACCGTCTGCGGCGGAACCCTCGCCCTGATGGATGCCGGGGTGCCGATCGTCCGTCCGGTCGCGGGGATCGCGATGGGGCTGATCCTGGAGGGCAAACGGGTTCAGATCCTCTCCGATATCTTGGGACTGGAAGATCATCTGGGGGATATGGATTTCAAGGTCACCGGAACGGCGCAGGGGATCACCGCCTTTCAGCTCGATATCAAGATCGGCGGGTTGACCATCGAGATCATGAAACGGGCGTTGGAACAGGCGAGGCAAGGACGGCAGCATATTTTAGGGAAAATGCTGGAAGCGCTTGCAGCGCCCCGGCCGGAGCTGTCCACCTATGCGCCGCGAATCGTCACGATGAAGGTGAAGCCCGACAAAGTCCGCGAAGTCATCGGACCGGGCGGAAAAGTCATCCGTGGGATCATCGAGAAGACCGGCGTGAAGATCGATATCGAAGACGACGGGACGATCCATATCGCCTCGATGGATGACGCCGCGGCCAAAGAAGCGATCGAGATGGTCAATATGATCGTCGAAGAGGTCGAAGTCGGCCGCGTCTATGTCGGAAAGGTCACCCGGATCATGGATTTCGGCGCCATCGTCGAGCTTCGGCGGGGGGTCGACGGCCTGGTCCACATCTCTCAGCTGGCGCATCATCGGGTCAAGAGCGTGACCGATGAGGTGAAAGAGGGGGATGAGATCACGGTGAAAGTTCTGGAAGTCGACAGACAGGGAAAGATCCGCCTCTCCCGCAAGGAGACCCTTCCTCCCCCTGCGAAAGAAAGTTAA